A region from the Drosophila takahashii strain IR98-3 E-12201 chromosome 2L, DtakHiC1v2, whole genome shotgun sequence genome encodes:
- the LOC108064178 gene encoding uncharacterized protein, which translates to MITKLFLIFPLLFVAANATLGTQVISYDNKQMLRLIEDFNGTVSEQLFLVAATWGKLKADYPRDVAKIEDLQETLERVVCRKESNVTVRHHLQGYLIREQIREHLEIVNATDLFRQALASEEHEVGKWQLAIGQHSRKLHCLFKPDQLNRILERVLRKVYTLEGSTKLAAFFYQLYMSGNRNSYYLMVQAELMLYDRYRRGGEVSQEFSGYMAKLWQSIQMDEFYSGQDQNIKQRLVDAVIDLLKFL; encoded by the coding sequence ATGATCACTaaactgtttttaatattccCCCTGCTGTTTGTGGCAGCAAACGCTACTCTGGGAACGCAGGTGATCAGCTATGACAACAAACAGATGCTGCGTCTGATTGAGGACTTCAATGGAACCGTTTCCGAGCAGCTTTTCCTGGTGGCAGCCACTTGGGGGAAACTTAAAGCCGACTACCCGAGGGACGTGGCCAAAATCGAGGACTTGCAGGAGACCCTAGAGCGCGTGGTGTGTCGAAAGGAGAGCAATGTGACAGTTCGTCACCATCTACAGGGCTATCTCATTCGCGAGCAGATCCGCGAGCATCTGGAGATAGTGAATGCCACCGATCTGTTCCGGCAAGCCTTGGCTTCAGAGGAGCACGAAGTGGGAAAGTGGCAGTTGGCCATAGGCCAGCATTCCCGGAAATTGCATTGTCTCTTTAAGCCAGATCAACTGAATAGGATTCTGGAAAGAGTGCTTCGCAAGGTCTACACTTTGGAGGGTTCGACGAAGCTGGCTGCGTTCTTTTACCAGCTTTACATGTCCGGAAACCGGAACTCCTACTACCTAATGGTCCAGGCGGAACTGATGCTTTACGATCGCTACAGGAGGGGCGGGGAAGTCAGCCAGGAGTTCAGCGGCTACATGGCAAAACTCTGGCAGAGCATCCAAATGGACGAGTTCTATTCGGGCCAGGATCAAAATATTAAGCAAAGACTGGTTGATGCCGTAATTGATCTCCTCAAATTCCTATAA
- the LOC108064174 gene encoding UPAR/Ly6 domain-containing protein bero — MVSALKCSLALAVMISLACSAYAIKCYQCESLTMPKCGLKFEEDESLLMDCSRIAPPRFLQNFFPLKNATGCMKKTLESVAGHPQIVRSCYFGDINNVQSGCQTDPSLPFVRQLGCDVCTKDECNGSSSLAPIAGAIVLFFGVARLMA; from the exons ATGGTGTCCGCTCTGAAATGCAGTTTGGCCCTGGCCGTTATGATCAGTCTGGCCTGTTCAG CCTATGCCATCAAGTGTTACCAATGCGAGTCCCTGACAATGCCCAAGTGTGGTCTGAAGTTCGAGGAGGATGAGTCCCTGCTGATGGATTGTTCCCGCATCGCACCACCCCGCTTCCTGCAGAACTTCTTCCCCCTGAAAAATGCCACTGGCTGCATGAAGAAAACCCTGGAGAGCG TGGCCGGACATCCGCAGATCGTGAGGAGCTGCTACTTCGGAGACATCAATAATGTGCAGAGTGGCTGCCAGACGGATCCCTCTCTGCCCTTCGTTAGGCAGCTGGGCTGTGACGTCTGCACCAAGGACGAGTGCAACGGATCCTCCTCCCTGGCCCCCATCGCCGGAGCTATTGTCCTCTTCTTCGGAGTTGCTCGTCTCATGGCCTAG
- the twit gene encoding UPAR/Ly6 domain-containing protein twit codes for MEAMSAMPMKALLAGVFLLANAWHITAGNEQKNHLQCWHCSSDTIGAEDFCDVTFQEDNIPTDLIKERNINLLRSCNSTINSDHERAVCRKTVEENNGKTITKRFCYYTNKSDPVELCNITSPEKNVRRIFCEDCLTDRCNGAFTGASIWEMMQLLPILALVQQLAI; via the exons ATGGAAGCAATGTCAGCGATGCCGATGAAAGCCCTCCTCGCTGGTGTTTTTCTGCTGGCCAATGCCTGGCACATCACAG CTGGAAATGAGCAAAAGAACCACTTGCAGTGCTGGCACTGCAGCTCGGACACCATTGGAGCGGAAGACTTCTGCGATGTGACCTTCCAGGAAGACAATATCCCGACCGACCTGATCAAGGAGCGGAACATCAATCTGCTGAGGAGCTGCAACAGCACCATTAATTCGGATCACGAGCGAGCCGTTTGCCGCAAAACAGTGGAGGAGA ATAATGGCAAGACGATCACCAAGCGGTTCTGCTACTATACCAACAAGTCGGATCCCGTGGAGCTGTGCAACATCACCAGCCCGGAGAAGAATGTGCGGCGGATATTCTGCGAGGACTGCCTCACCGATCGCTGCAATGGAGCCTTTACCGGAGCCTCCATTTGGGAGATGATGCAGCTCCTGCCCATCCTGGCCCTAGTCCAACAGTTGGCCATCTAG